One stretch of Oscillospiraceae bacterium DNA includes these proteins:
- a CDS encoding DNA-deoxyinosine glycosylase, with protein MEQICHPFAPFLEGAPHVLILGSLPSRASRAAGFYYGHPRNRFWPLMALLAGADTPPAAEDIEGKKALLRVLGVALWDVVASCEITGSSDASIRNVQANDLGPLLAARPALRICANGQTAGRLYRLHCRPHTGRDCLILPSTSPANAAWTLPRLAETWQCKCQEEFYPWRS; from the coding sequence GTGGAACAAATATGCCATCCGTTTGCGCCCTTTTTAGAGGGGGCGCCCCATGTGCTGATCTTGGGCAGCCTGCCGTCCCGGGCCTCCCGGGCGGCGGGCTTTTATTACGGACATCCGCGCAATCGGTTTTGGCCGCTCATGGCCCTGCTGGCCGGTGCGGACACGCCGCCGGCCGCGGAGGATATCGAGGGCAAGAAAGCCCTGCTGCGTGTACTCGGTGTCGCACTGTGGGACGTAGTGGCCAGCTGCGAGATCACAGGCTCGTCGGATGCCAGCATCCGGAACGTGCAGGCAAACGACTTGGGGCCTCTTCTGGCGGCGCGGCCCGCGCTGCGTATCTGCGCCAACGGCCAAACCGCGGGGCGGCTCTACCGCCTGCACTGCCGCCCCCACACGGGCCGCGACTGCCTCATCCTCCCCTCCACCAGCCCCGCCAACGCCGCCTGGACCCTCCCCCGTCTGGCCGAAACCTGGCAGTGTAAATGTCAAGAAGAATTCTATCCTTGG